From Brassica rapa cultivar Chiifu-401-42 chromosome A06, CAAS_Brap_v3.01, whole genome shotgun sequence:
GGCttcaaattttagaaaatagttAGTAGCATGGTAATTTAAATATACCatttatttattcattaaattgtttttataaaaaaaatagtagtttaTTTTACTGTCAATTTCTAAATTGAAAAGAGATATATGTTCCATATGTCAAACtcctaaataaaaaaaaaataaaaaaatacggttactttatatatattttttatatattcttaaGTATTCTACATACAATCTTTATACCAGTCTAATTTGATGGCATCTTGTACCAATCTTGAAGCAGCTTTAAAGCTTGGAAATCATTCTGATGTTATTGGGATCGATGATTTGTGTTTTGAACTGGTGGTTCTAAAAGAGGCTTTGACGCGATATTATAAAagactttttttaatttcttcgaTGATATCTTATCCATTATTTGGCGATTCTAATTACAGTCGCTACTGTTCAAAAAAACGTTTCCAAGTTAAAGTTAATAAATTCTTATCTGTGATCAATCATGCTCAAAAAAACTTTTCCAAGTTAAAGTTAATAAATTCTTATCTGCGATCAATCATGTCACAAGAAATGTTAAATGGTCTAacctatcatatatatatatatatatatatatatatatatctattaaatgaaagAGAATTAGTTAAAAATCTAGATTATGAAATTTGGATAAAAAGTTTAtcgaaaaatatgaaataatttttttgtcttaGTTTCttaagttattgtttttttcaaatatatattattctcttattaaaaaaattataaaaaaggtCATATCTTTTATATTCGCCTCAGGCCCCATTAAACCTTCGCACGTCACTGATTTGATTCCATATTGTGTTCCTCTGAGCGCTCTTGTAACTTTAAGTTATCAGTTTAACACAAAAGAAACATCACTAATAATAGTTAGAACCTCCATAAGTAGAAACTGCAAAACGAACAACATGTCTTAATTCAGGAAAATGTCACTGAATAAATGGAGAGTAGCTGAATTATTCTTTTGAAAATCTTTTAgattaaaatacaaaatctGCTATATACCTCTCTCGTATATTTTTAGTATTctctaataataattattttttggtgaACTATCAGAATATAAATGCGTTAGAATATATCAATGAGATTCATTGGGCTGATAAGAATACACGACTGAAAGGGTACAAAAACCCGTCACAGCTGGGCGTCTGCCGGTAGTGACACCAATCACCAATGAGAACAGAAGACCTCTCTTACGCATATAAAGCCCAAACTTATTTGTGGTCCATCAAAGCCCACCAAGAGTATTATTAAAATCCGTAGCGGTCTTTCTTTTCAGAGTCCCACATCGGTAAAGTGGGAGAACTGAGCAGCAGAAGCTCGCACTATAAATAAACCTCTCCTACTAACTATTCAAACCACGCAGCCATGTGGTGAGCACAAAGCGAACTATTCTTTCGCCTTTTACTAAAGAATACCGTGTGCTCTCCACGCTAAGTGGCATACGCCTATTTTTGGAGGGTCCCACTTTAGAGTGGGCCCAACAACATTTAGTTCAATGTTTATATCAACGGTTTGTTTTTGATTAACTGACTTCGGTATAATACCCAGTCTCAATTGGATTACACCGTTTTTCCAATTTGTAGATTAAGGCAATGAAATTTTGTTAAACCATTTCCAAATTCCTGCAGCATTCAAAGTTTTTACAGTCatattttttttgggaaaatctcataaaaaaccttgaaagtgtcacttactagcaatttaaatcttgaagttttttcactaacacttttaaccttcaaattaatattttatcataaaaaacttccaaataaaaaaaataaacggctgaacaggttaaaaacagtttttttttcaaaaaataattatttaattaataaaataaacaaaaaatttaataaaaattgaaacatttagcaaaaaactcataaattaaaaaaaatgagaaaaataaataaagatttaaaaaattaaataaaaataacaaaaaaattcaaaaaataaataagatcaaataaaaatagagaaaaataaaaaaaataaaaaaaaaatcataaattttgaaaaaaatttaaaaaaaaaatcattttcaaatatcttttttgatcaacattcattttcaaatataatgtcagaaattatcattggagatatgcAAAAAACGTCATTTCCAACATATTTCCGACATATCTCCAATGATGGTTTTtggcatatctccaatgataatttcccgcactatatttgaaaatgaaaaaaaaaacttttttgaattttgaatttatttttttctgtattttaatttgatcttatttatttttgaatttttatttatttttatttaattttttaaatctttatttatttttatcactttttttaatttatgagttttttgttaattttttcgatttttattaatttttttgtttatttattaattaaataattagtttttgaaaaaaaaactgtttttaacctgtttagccggtcatttttcttctttagaggtttttaatgataaaaatgtcactttgaatattaaaagtgttagtgaaaaaacttcaaggtttaaagtgctagtaagtgacacttttaaggttttttatgcgatttttccttctttttttttctcagtttaCTCTTTTACCTGTTTCACTTTCCTTTGCATTATCTGTTTCATGTTCCACTGTTCGAAAACGAATCTTTAATTTGATATTATACCAATGAACGCTTCAATCATATTAATCTAGTTACAATCGTGTGTCTCGTTATTATTTGTTCTTTGATTATAGACTGTACAAACTGAACATCTTGTTTATCTATTTTTGCTAGTAGACGTTTATTATCCTTGCTATGGATTCATGAATTATCATAGTGACCATTGTGGTAGGGTTCAGTTGTTAGTTAGTGTGCCATCAAGATAATCACAGCGAACCTCAATTGCCGTGGTCTCTGTATTCATATCATTTGGCATTCAACACACCAAATGTTGGCCGACAATGTGTTTGAGGTTGTGGCTATTATCACGCTAACTTCTTAGATTCCCTTGTCTAAGTTCGCATGAGTCTTGTTTTATACTTCCTTCAAATCCAGGCCTTCATCTTTTGATAGAGAAAATAAATATCGATATATCACCGTAGGACATAATGTAATCTGAAGCTTTTCATAACGAGATTTAAATGTCATAAATTCCAAAAGGTAACACACAGtcttacattttttatttattgagtTTGCTTCTTCCAACTCAAAGCTATATTTACGACTCATAAAACCCTGAAAAATCTCACTAATTTCTCATGAGAAAGTAAAGTGCTGCTTTGCTTCATTGCCTTAGTCCTCCTTTGCCGCATCACCATTTGCAACATCCTTCTTCTCCGTGGTTTCTTCCGTTTTCTCTTCTATGCTTCTAGAAGTTTCACCGTGGGCAACCTCGGCGGAAGCTTCTTGTCCAGTGTTGGTAGAAGGTTCAGCACTTTCTTTGCATTCTCCATCATTCTTCTGAATGGTTCCGACTTTGACATACTTGCTCATGAACTTGTACTCCCAGTCTTGTAACGCATCTAGCTCAAATGGACCAAGACCAGAGATGTCTCCGGTCAAATCGGTTTCCTCAAAGGACATCTTAGCAAGAGCTCGGCTTGCATCTTTCCCTGCAAACAGAGCGTATGGTCCACCTGGTCCATAGAACATCCTGCACAACATTTAACAGATGAGATGTTGTCAGTAAGGAAAAGTAGAGTGAATACAGAAAAAAACTACACTTTAGATGTAGTACATACATATCTAGCGTAAAACACATCTAGCTTAAAACTTATAAAAGTCATGGAACTATGTAAATGTGGATAATTAGATTCATACAAGTGCAACACAGAAGCAAATTAAAAAGCCAGACCTTTTAACGAACTTGTATGTTATCATTCCCAAAGTAGGGATCTTTAAGCTAACTTGAATACAAGAAAAGCAATGATATTCACATACATACATACTAAGCTCACACACCAAACAAGTTAGGGACCAACAAAAACTAGCAAAAGTTAACAGCTTTATGACAAAATAATTAACAAGTAGAACCACATCATCAAATCTAGAGACTCTGATCGTCTTCTTAATTAAAAAAGGAGCAAACCTGCTCTGGGAAACATCGTAGATCTGGCCTTTGATGGCCATGAGAAGGGGCTTTTTTGAATCTGAGCCGTCGTACTGCTTAAGCTCCTCCTCCGTGATTTCTCCGAGCTGAACCGGAGGCGGAAGGGGCTCCGGCTGAGGGTAATCCTCCGTCGAGCGAGGACGGTGTTCCTCGGGAGACACGAAGAAGCCGGAGACGACTTGATAGACTGCGAAAGCGAGAGCTAAGACGGTGAAAAACGCCGCCGGAGACAGTCCGGTGTAAGCTGTGATGGTTTCCTTCACCGTCT
This genomic window contains:
- the LOC103873109 gene encoding membrane steroid-binding protein 2, with translation MVVELWETVKETITAYTGLSPAAFFTVLALAFAVYQVVSGFFVSPEEHRPRSTEDYPQPEPLPPPVQLGEITEEELKQYDGSDSKKPLLMAIKGQIYDVSQSRMFYGPGGPYALFAGKDASRALAKMSFEETDLTGDISGLGPFELDALQDWEYKFMSKYVKVGTIQKNDGECKESAEPSTNTGQEASAEVAHGETSRSIEEKTEETTEKKDVANGDAAKED